One window of the Gambusia affinis linkage group LG01, SWU_Gaff_1.0, whole genome shotgun sequence genome contains the following:
- the trim101 gene encoding tripartite motif containing 101, which produces MSLSADLSCLQSSQGAEREAALASLEKQLMCPICADIFSKPVVILPCQHNLCRKCANELYQPSLFHARTTMLVNSGRFRCPTCRHDVVLDRHGVYGLQRNLLVENIIDIYKQELNQIPSPPPLPPPLPPAEATCSDHEGEKLNIYCLTCQLPTCSFCKVFGAHQNCRVAPLMDVHQQKKDELSEGISSLGEFRDRVQALVSDIEDTCRAVEESYNTQKQNVCDKFSCMFSILEERRKVMMQQISSEEDEKVNHTQMLMRCYGDSMEANRKLLSSVESSMEELDMAEFVQNSKELTSKVIAASSASPSETLKPGYDSLSLYRFNFSKQEEMLRSIDFDKEDICEGPEVGPDPEEPKGPLIQNTEPELCQEPLIPDHHALGEPAEEPLPPPISPPVEPLQLDELGADPDPAAPGPAAGSLESAGEHLQSETGDPGSGDVGQGQVRVERKVERVGAEARQPVREENLRKDQEGMNTQQIVTLVFYLLGLLVILLRFWSYIGCFIYL; this is translated from the exons ATGTCTCTGTCGGCCGACCTCAGCTGCCTCCAGAGCAGCCAGGGCGCGGAGCGCGAGGCGGCGCTGGCGTCGCTGGAGAAGCAGCTGATGTGTCCGATCTGCGCTGACATCTTCAGCAAGCCGGTCGTCATCCTGCCGTGTCAACACAACCTGTGCAGGAAATGCGCCAACGAGCTTTATCAG CCATCTTTGTTCCACGCCAGAACCACGATGCTTGTGAACAGCGGCCGTTTCCGCTGTCCGACCTGCAGACACGACGTGGTGCTGGATCGCCACGGCGTCTACGGCCTGCAGAGGAATCTGCTGGTCGAGAACATCATCGATATCTACAAACAGGAGCTCAACCAAATACCAAG cccgcctcctcttcctcctcctcttcctcctgctgaggCGACCTGTTCTGATCATGAAGGTGAAAAGTTGAACATCTACTGCCTCACCTGCCAGCTTCCCACCTGTTCTTTCTGTAAAGTCTTCGGAGCGCATCAGAACTGCCGGGTGGCTCCTCTGATGGACGTCCACCAGCAGAAGAAG gatgAGCTGAGCGAAGGCATCAGTTCTCTTGGGGAGTTTAGAGACAGAGTCCAGGCTCTGGTCAGTGACATAGAAGACACCTGTAGAGCCGTGGAG GAGAGCTACAACACCCAGAAACAGAACGTGTGTGACAAATTCAGCTGCATGTTTTCCATCCTGGAGGAAAGACGGAAG GTTATGATGCAACAAATCAGCTCTGAAGAGGACGAGAAGGTAAACCACACCCAGATGCTGATGCGTTGCTATGGCGATAGCATGGAGgccaacaggaagttgttgtCAAGCGTGGAGAGCAGCATGGAGGAGCTGGATATGGCTGAGTTTGTTCAG AATTCAAAAGAATTGACCTCTAA AGTGATTGCAGCCTCCAGCGCCAGTCCATCCGAGACACTGAAACCAGGCTATGAcagtctgagtctctacaggtTTAATTTTagcaaacaggaagaaatgCTGAGGAGCATAGACTTTGACAAAG AAGACATTTGTGAAGGACCAGAAGTCGGTCCAGATCCAGAAGAACCCAAAGGACCTTTAATCCAgaacacagaaccagaactatgTCAGGAGCCGTTAATCCCGGACCATCACGCTTTGGGAGAACCGGCTGAAGAGCCACTTCCACCTCCCATCTCTCCACCAGTGGAACCATTACAGCTTGATGAACTGGGAGCTGACCCAGATCCTGCAGCTCCTGGCCCAGCTGCCGGTTCTTTAGAGTCTGCTGGAGAACATTTGCAGTCGGAAACTGGTGATCCAGGTTCCGGTGATGTTGGACAGGGTCAGGTTAGGGTGGAGAGAAAGGTGGAGCGGGTTGGGGCCGAGGCACGGCAGCCTGTGAGAGAGGAAAACCTGAGGAAAGACCAGGAGGGGATGAACACTCAGCAG ATTGTCACACTGGTCTTCTACCTTCTGGGCTTGCTGGTCATCCTGCTGAGGTTCTGGTCTTACATCGgctgttttatttacttgtga